The DNA sequence GCTGAGACATCAACTGTTGAAGAGAAGCCTGAGATATAGTAGATATTTGAGGCTTTGGCTGGTGTTGCTTGTTGAACAAATTCTTCGCCATTAAAGCCGTCACCACCAACGATTGGCTTATCAATGCCCATACCACGCGCTTGGTTTACAATTTTACCAGCTTCAGTATAGTAACCAGGGATGACAATTGCATCAAAATCTTTCCCTTTCATCTTGGTCAAAGCTGCTTGGAAGTCCGTATCACCAGCGACAAATTTTTCATCTGCAACAATCTTGCCTTTATACGCATTGCGGAAAGCTTTTGCGACACCTTTAGCATAATCACTTGAATTATCCGTATAAAGCACAACTTTTTTCGCTTTTAACGTTTCTGTGACATACTTAGAAATAATCTTCCCTTGGAAACTGTCTTGAAAAGTCCCAATGAATAAATACTCTTGATTTTTTGTCAAGCCATCTTGAGTAGCACTAGGTGAAATCAACGGTACACCTGCTTTTGTCGCATTAGAAACAGCTGCTGCCGTTGCACCAGAAGTCGCAGGTCCTACAACTGCATTGACTTTCGATTGGGTTACTAAGTTGGTCGTTACAGAAGCTGCTTCTGCTGTTTCAGATTTATTATCTTTGTCCACTACTTCTAGTTTTTTTCCGTCAATACCACCTGCTTTATTGATTTCTTCAACTGCAAGCTGAGCGCCTTTTTGCTCGGCTGTACCATAAGCAGCTGTTGCGCCTGTCTCTTCAAAGTTAAATCCAATTTTAATCGTCTTATCAGCAACTTTTGTACCAGTTGCATTGGAGCCACCTGACTTTACTTCCCCACAAGCAGCAAGAAGGGCAACGCTTGCAAGGGCAACAAATGATAGAGCAAATTTTTTCTTCATATTCTTATCTCCTCGTTCCGAAATGATATGTTTAGAATATATCGAATTATCTGACAATTGTCAAGTGGTAAATGAGATTTTTTTATATGATAAATTGTAAAATATAGTGCAACAAAAAAACTCATAGCGTTTCATTGGTGTAAACTGTAAGTAACCACACAAACAGAATCCCGAGGAAAAACTATGAGCTACTTCCATCTTACCATAACCGACCGAATAAAGATAGAAACCTACTTGGAATTAGGTTTGAAACCTTGCCAAATTGCAAGTAAACTTGGCGTCCATAAGTCTACCATTTCAAGAGAGTTAAGACGATGCCAAAATGGTTACTCCGCAGCCCTAGCACAGGAACAGTATGACCACAGGGCTAAGCAAAAAGGTCGGAAGTCTCGTTTGACACCAACGTTGAAAAAGGAAATTGAGGACGGTTTAAAATCCTCCTGGTCGCCTGAACAGATTTGTGGCCGCTATCAGCTTGAACAAAGGCCGATGGTAGCTTTTAAAACAATCTATAACTGGCTCTATGCTGGTTTGATTGCTCTGGATTTGAGTGTCCTTCGTCGTAAAGGAAAAACTCGACAACCTAAAGAAACACGTGGAAGATTTAGGATTGGCACATCGATTGCCAAACGTCCTAAAGAGGTCAGGAATCGTGAGACCTTTGGTCACTGGGAGCTCGATACTGTGGTGTCTTCCAGAGGCAAAAGCAAGGGCTGTTTAGCGACCTTTCTGGAGCGAAAAACGCGCTTTTACTTAGCTTTCAAGATACCAGACAGAACAGCCAAATCCATGTTTTCAGCCATCGAACAACTTTATAAGCTATTTCCAAAAGAGGCTCTTAAAACCTTCACTTCAGATAGGGGAAAAGAGTTTGCCTGCTATCCTCTGGTAGAGAATTTAGGAATTTCCTTTTTCTTTGCGGACGCCTATTCATCCTGGCAGAGAGGAAGCAATGAAAACGCCAATGGCTTACTAAGAGAATATTTTCCAAAGAAAACAGATTTAGCCGCTATCTCTGATGAGGCTTTGAACAAGGCCTTATATGATATCAATCACCGACCACGAAAATGTTTAGCTTACAGAACTGCTTGTGAAGCTCTAGTGGATGAGTACGAGTAAATGTTGCACTTATTCTTGCAATTTATCATATGTTTACGTTTTCTTTATCTCTAAACAAGCTTCCAACAAAGTCTGTGTCCAATTCTTGAATGTGACAGATCCGTACTTGTTTGACATATTTTTCTTTAGATAACCTTTGCATCGTCTCTTCTACCTGCTCTGTCGGAACATACAACTGGAGGTAACGATGCTTTTTAGAATGGTAGACAATATCGCCAATAGTTTCTATTTTTTTCACATCTCGATTGTAATACAAATACACAATCAAACCTGTTCGTTCTTCTTTTTTAAACATGAATTTTCTTTCTAATTTATTTTTATCATTTATAAGTATATCAAAAAAATGCCCATCAGAGGACATTTTTCGTACAGTAATAAACAATGATTAGTTTAAATTATTATTTGCCATGATTTCATCAATGAAGCCATAATCCAAGGTTTCTTGAGCGCTCATCCAATAATCGCGTTCTGCGTCTTTATGTACTTGCTTAATGGTTTTCCCTGAATTATCCGCAAGGATCTTCTCCAAGTTATTCCGTGTTTTCAGCAAATGCTCAGCTGCAATCGCCATATCGGTTTGCTGCGTACCGCTACCAGTTCCGCCCATTGGCTGATGAATCAGGTATTCTGCATTCGGCAACATGAAGCGCTTGCCTTTAGCACCACTTGAAGCAATAATGGTTCCCATGGAAGCAGCCATCCCCATGACAATTGTTTGGACATCTGACTTGATGAAGTTCATGGTATCCACAATCGCTAGACCAGCCGATACAGAACCACCTGGCGTATTGATGTAAAGATAAATATCTTTAGTATTATCTTGTGCATCAAGGAAAAGCAATTGCGCAATAATAGAATTAGCCATATTGTCCTCAACAGGACCTGTCAGCATAATAATGCGATCTTTTAATAAGCGTGAGTAAATATCGTAGGAACGTTCCCCACGACTTGTTTGTTCAATAACTACAGGAATCATTGTATTCTCCTTTTCATCTGATATTTAATCTGACTAACAATTTTTAGTGAGATTTTTCAAATATGAGACTATTATAGTCTTTTGGTCAAAAAAGGTCAAACATAAAACTCATTATTTTGTACCGAAAAGACGATCTCCTGCATCTCCCAATCCTGGAACGATATAGCCGTTTTCATTCAAGTGATCATCAAGGGCCGCTGTAAAAATTTCCACGTCTGGGTGAGCTTCCTGTAAAGCTGCCACACCTTCTGGCGCTGAAACAAGGCAGACAAATTTAATATTGTGCGCTCCGCGCTTTTTCAATGAATCAATGGCTAAAATGGCAGATCCACCTGTCGCCAGCATTGGATCCACCACAAAGATTTGACGTTGGCTAATGTCTTCTGGTAACTTCACGAGGTACTCAACTGGTTTTAGGGTTTCTTCGTCGCGATACATACCAATATGTCCAACTTTAGCAGCTGGCACAAGGCTCAAAAGACCATCCACCATACCGATACCTGCACGTAAGATTGGAACAATGGCTAATTTTTTACCAGCCAATTGTTTTTGAACCGTCTTTGTAATCGGCGTTTCAATTTCCACATCTTCTAATGGTAAGTCACGTAAAACTTCATAGCCCATCAGCATAGCAATTTCATTTACTAACTCACGAAAAGCCTTAGTAGAGGTATCCGTACGACGTAAGATAGACAATTTATGCTGAATGAGCGGATGTGCGATCACTTGAAATTTTTCCATGATTGGTTTTCCTTCTTTCAATTTATTCTTCTTATTATATCAAAAAAACATAAAAAAGGCTCGTAACAAACAAGCCTGTTCAAAGATTGTCAATTGCTTACAACCATTCATGGTATTTCTTAATATAAAGATGCTTCACAAACGTAATACTTGCCATATATAAAATCATGACAAGGATTAAGAATAAGAAATAAGTACCGTTTAATGGAGCCACTTTTAAAAGTGCTGCAAAAGGACCGTAGGGCAATAAGGTTACAAAGAACACGGCTGCTAGCGTTGTCATAACTACAGACAAAGCCGGTCTGCTTTGAATAAATGGCAGTTTAGGTGAGCGTAGCATGTAGATAACCATGGTTTGCGTCCACATGGACTCAATAAACCAGCCTGTTTGGAAAATAGTAATGAACTCGCTAGACATACCATGATGGTAAACAGAACCTGTCATCATCGGTGCGATGATAAAGAACAAAATCAAAAAGGTCAAACAGTCAAAAATAGAACTAATCGGACCAATCCACGCCATGAAGCGCGTAATGGATTTGGCACTCCAAATACGAGGCTTTTGCAAAAATTCACGATCTACATTGTCAAATGGTAAAGCGATACAAGAAATATCATAGACCAAATTCAACACAATCAAATGAATCGGTGCCATAGGCAAAAATGGTAGAAAAATACTTGAAATCAACAAGGAAAAGATATTCCCGAAGTTGGAACTGACTGTCATCTTGATATATTTGGTCATATTAGCATAAACTTTGCGACCTTCCACCAAGCCTTTTTCAAGCACCAACAAGTCCTTATCTAACAGGATAACATCAGCTGTTTCTTTAGCAATATCGACAGCTGTATCAACTGAAATCCCTACATCAGCTACTTTCATAGAAGGTGCATCATTGATGCCGTCTCCCATATAGCCAACCTTATGCCCATTTGCTTTCAGCTGCAAAATGATACGCGCTTTTTGGTCAGGAGATAATTTTGCAAAAACAGTTGTGGTTTCAACCACCTTGCTCAGTTCGTCATCCGACATCGTTTCAATCACATAGCCAAGTAGGATATGTTCTGCATCTAACCCAACTTTCTCACAGACCGCTTCTGTGACTTTTTCATTGTCACCTGTCAAAATTTTGGTGGCAACACCATATTCTGCTAAAGCCTTGATAGCAGGCGCTGCAGAAGGTTTTGGCGGGTCAAGAAAGGCAAGATACCCCGTCAAAATCATATCAGATTCATCTTCTACTGTGTATTCATAGTCAGCATCTAAGTCTGAGCGATAGCTGACGCCCAGCACACGCAGTCCTTGTTCATTTAACTGTGCAACTTCTGCTAAAATTTCTTGACGAATTTCTTCCGTCAAAGGAAGGATTTTC is a window from the Streptococcus anginosus subsp. whileyi MAS624 genome containing:
- a CDS encoding YlbG family protein; translated protein: MFKKEERTGLIVYLYYNRDVKKIETIGDIVYHSKKHRYLQLYVPTEQVEETMQRLSKEKYVKQVRICHIQELDTDFVGSLFRDKENVNI
- a CDS encoding IS30 family transposase — protein: MSYFHLTITDRIKIETYLELGLKPCQIASKLGVHKSTISRELRRCQNGYSAALAQEQYDHRAKQKGRKSRLTPTLKKEIEDGLKSSWSPEQICGRYQLEQRPMVAFKTIYNWLYAGLIALDLSVLRRKGKTRQPKETRGRFRIGTSIAKRPKEVRNRETFGHWELDTVVSSRGKSKGCLATFLERKTRFYLAFKIPDRTAKSMFSAIEQLYKLFPKEALKTFTSDRGKEFACYPLVENLGISFFFADAYSSWQRGSNENANGLLREYFPKKTDLAAISDEALNKALYDINHRPRKCLAYRTACEALVDEYE
- a CDS encoding ATP-dependent Clp protease proteolytic subunit; translated protein: MSDEKENTMIPVVIEQTSRGERSYDIYSRLLKDRIIMLTGPVEDNMANSIIAQLLFLDAQDNTKDIYLYINTPGGSVSAGLAIVDTMNFIKSDVQTIVMGMAASMGTIIASSGAKGKRFMLPNAEYLIHQPMGGTGSGTQQTDMAIAAEHLLKTRNNLEKILADNSGKTIKQVHKDAERDYWMSAQETLDYGFIDEIMANNNLN
- a CDS encoding ABC transporter substrate-binding protein; the protein is MKKKFALSFVALASVALLAACGEVKSGGSNATGTKVADKTIKIGFNFEETGATAAYGTAEQKGAQLAVEEINKAGGIDGKKLEVVDKDNKSETAEAASVTTNLVTQSKVNAVVGPATSGATAAAVSNATKAGVPLISPSATQDGLTKNQEYLFIGTFQDSFQGKIISKYVTETLKAKKVVLYTDNSSDYAKGVAKAFRNAYKGKIVADEKFVAGDTDFQAALTKMKGKDFDAIVIPGYYTEAGKIVNQARGMGIDKPIVGGDGFNGEEFVQQATPAKASNIYYISGFSSTVDVSAKAKKFLEAYKAKYNNEEPSTFAALAYDSVYLVANAAKGAKTSVDIKDNLAKTKNFEGVTGDTSFDKNHNTVKTAFMMTMNNGKVTAAETVKP
- the upp gene encoding uracil phosphoribosyltransferase translates to MEKFQVIAHPLIQHKLSILRRTDTSTKAFRELVNEIAMLMGYEVLRDLPLEDVEIETPITKTVQKQLAGKKLAIVPILRAGIGMVDGLLSLVPAAKVGHIGMYRDEETLKPVEYLVKLPEDISQRQIFVVDPMLATGGSAILAIDSLKKRGAHNIKFVCLVSAPEGVAALQEAHPDVEIFTAALDDHLNENGYIVPGLGDAGDRLFGTK